A genome region from Paralichthys olivaceus isolate ysfri-2021 chromosome 6, ASM2471397v2, whole genome shotgun sequence includes the following:
- the ca6 gene encoding carbonic anhydrase 6 — MEFLSAFVSAVLVCVVSAGIPHDGIHWTYTEGGLDQMQWPTKYPACGGKKQSPIDIQRRSVRHNPDMLQLELNGYDAKKGTFLMSNNGHSVQIDLPPTMMITKGLPGKYTAVQMHLHWGGWDLEASGAEHTIDGIRYMAELHVVHYNSDKYKSFKEARDKPDGLAVLAFFYDDGHFENTYYSDFISNLARIKYAGQSMNISSIDVRSMLPENLNHFFRYQGSLTTPPCYESILWTVFDTPITLSHNQIRKLESTLMDMDNKTLWNDYRIAQPLNDRVVESSFLPRLGKGTFCRQDEIESRLLKIEGLITSLGKHMHTGGHHNAKPTKFEHRALFPLVLNFHENNFGSYAFARLSQPMDLHAFTVCMHVLPQGQGIHTVLSYSSNGNDNELMISIGEDREAREVGLWIGNEFVNLPHNFKSHDWSNYCITWSTNTGGARLWINGMVGEQRYLKSGYTMSPGGVFILGKDQDGLLGISNADAFVGKMTDVNVWDYVLTTANIRDQMSCERNSTVVGNVFSWGTTELSLYGGVQLDSHYRCV; from the exons atggaGTTTCTCTCTGCGTTCGTCTCCGCTGTTTTGGTCTGTGTTGTCAGTGCTGGGATTCCTCACGATGGAATACACTGGACATACACAG AGGGAGGTTTGGACCAGATGCAATGGCCAACCAAGTACCCCGCGTGTGGAGGAAAGAAGCAGTCCCCCATCGACATCCAGCGGCGCAGCGTCAGACACAACCCGGACATGTTACAGCTGGAGCTGAACGGGTACGATGCTAAGAAAGGGACTTTCCTCATGTCCAACAACGGCCACTCAG TTCAAATCGACCTCCCTCCCACCATGATGATCACCAAAGGCCTCCCGGGCAAATACACAGCAGTCCAGATGCACCTGCACTGGGGCGGCTGGGACCTGGAGGCCAGCGGAGCCGAGCACACCATTGATGGAATCCGTTACATGGCAGAG CTCCATGTTGTCCATTACAACTCTGACAAGTACAAGAGCTTCAAAGAAGCCAGAGATAAACCAGATGGGCTGGCAGTGCTCGCCTTTTTCTATGAT gaCGGTCATTTTGAGAACACTTACTACAGCGATTTTATCTCCAACCTGGCCAGAATCAAGTATGCAG GCCAGTCCATGAACATATCCAGTATTGATGTGCGCTCTATGCTGCCTGAGAACCTCAACCATTTCTTCAGATACCAGGGCTCACTAACCACTCCTCCCTGCTACGAGAGCATCCTCTGGACTGTGTTTGACACGCCCATCACGCTTTCACATAACCAG ATCAGGAAACTGGAGAGTACGCTGATGGACATGGACAACAAGACCTTGTGGAATGATTACCGCATCGCTCAGCCTCTCAACGACCGTGTGGTAGAGTCCTCTTTCCTCCCACGCCTTGGAAAAGGAA CATTTTGTCGGCAAGATGAGATTGAGTCCAGGCTGCTGAAGATCGAGGGTCTGATAACTTCTCTTGGGAAGCACATGCACACTG GTGGACACCACAACGCAAAACCTACTAAATTTG AACATCGtgctctgtttcctctggtACTCAACTTCCATGAGAATAACTTTGGCAGTTATGCTTTTGCTCGCCTCAGTCAGCCTATGGACCTCCACGCCTTCACCGTCTGCATGCACGTCTTGCCACAGGGCCAAGGCATCCACACCGTCCTCTCCTACTCCAGCAACGGCAATGATAACGAGCTGATGATCTCCATCGGTGAAGACAGAGAAGCGAGAGAGGTGGGTCTCTGGATTGGCAACGAGTTTGTCAACCTGCCGCACAATTTCAAGTCCCACGACTGGTCCAACTACTGCATCACATGGTCGACCAATACGGGCGGGGCCAGGCTATGGATCAATGGCATGGTGGGGGAGCAGCGGTACCTGAAAAGCGGTTACACCATGAGCCCGGGTGGCGTGTTCATCCTGGGCAAAGACCAGGATGGATTACTGGGCATCTCAAACGCAGACGCCTTTGTGGGTAAGATGACCGACGTCAACGTGTGGGACTATGTACTGACCACAGCAAATATCCGGGACCAGATGTCGTGTGAGAGGAACAGCACGGTGGTGGGAAACGTGTTCAGCTGGGGAACCACCGAACTTAGTCTGTATGGAGGGGTGCAGCTGGACAGTCACTACAGATGTGTCTGA